One genomic segment of Chitinibacter sp. FCG-7 includes these proteins:
- the pepN gene encoding aminopeptidase N, giving the protein MSSRQAIHRLDYTPPSYLIDRVDLTFDLDDTQTKVSSRLIIRRNKGVAADAPLVLHGEALQLESIKLDGAALTADNYCIDEHTLSISKMPEDGILEIITIVDPASNTSLMGLYQSNGNFFTQCEAEGFRKITYYLDRPDVMAKFTTTIIADKSKYPVLLSNGNRVGAGTLDKNRHWVKWVDPFKKPAYLFALVAGKLVVLSGTHQTQSGRTINIEIYVEPGNLDKCHHALAAAQKAMAWDEERFGLEYDLDTYMIVAVSDFNMGAMENKGLNIFNTKFVLAKPETATDIDFDGIDAVVAHEYFHNWTGNRVTCRDWFQLSLKEGLTVYRDQEFSSDIGSRAVQRIGNVRTLRTSQFAEDAGPQAHPIRPDEYLEINNFYTMTIYEKGSEVVRMYETLLGRDGFRKGMDLYFKRHDGQAVTCDDFRAAMADANQTGSNHVDLTQFERWYSQAGTPRVSAQGSYQAETQSYTLTLTQSCPPTPGQDHKLPFHIPFAIGLIDRRGQDLPLQLAGEAHAGATTRVLQLRETTQSFTFTHVPCPPVPSLLRDFSAPVVLEYDYSDDDLVFLMAHDSDAFARWEAANTFATLLIKRLYAQEASLPLAAPDNFIAAYRKLLSGYIEHAEKFDPALIALMLQLPAENYLLEQLSDVDPSRLSLVCQTLKQHIARETRQELLAIYQRLNDGTPYRYDGEQVARRSLKNVCLDYLAELDEKMIASLLADQYRKADNMTDRLAALKALVNRHGHDEGEEQLADFAAQWKDDALVMDKWFALQATSRRQGTLNRVQSLLAHPAFSLKNPNKVRSLITSFCVLNLQHFHAADGYGYAFAAEKIIELDAINPQTAARLASCFNRWKKIEPSRRQLIQQELERIRDHQGLSSDTFEIVNKALIA; this is encoded by the coding sequence ATGAGCAGCCGCCAAGCCATCCATCGCCTTGATTATACCCCCCCTAGCTATCTGATTGACCGCGTTGATTTGACTTTCGATCTGGACGATACCCAGACAAAAGTTAGTTCCCGGCTGATCATCCGGCGCAACAAGGGGGTGGCCGCCGATGCGCCACTGGTGCTACATGGCGAAGCTTTGCAGCTGGAGAGCATCAAGCTGGACGGCGCTGCGCTCACGGCCGACAACTACTGTATTGATGAACACACCCTGTCGATCAGCAAGATGCCCGAGGACGGCATCCTGGAAATCATCACCATCGTCGATCCGGCCAGCAACACCAGCCTGATGGGGCTGTATCAATCGAACGGTAATTTCTTTACCCAGTGCGAAGCCGAGGGCTTTCGCAAAATCACCTATTACCTTGATCGCCCGGACGTGATGGCCAAATTCACCACGACGATCATTGCCGACAAGAGCAAGTACCCGGTGCTGCTCTCGAATGGCAATCGCGTTGGCGCGGGTACGCTAGACAAAAACCGTCATTGGGTTAAATGGGTCGATCCATTTAAAAAACCCGCGTATCTGTTTGCGCTGGTAGCTGGTAAGTTGGTCGTACTATCCGGCACACATCAAACGCAATCGGGCCGCACGATCAATATCGAGATCTACGTCGAGCCGGGCAATCTGGATAAATGCCACCATGCACTCGCCGCCGCGCAAAAAGCCATGGCCTGGGACGAAGAACGCTTTGGTCTTGAATACGATCTGGATACCTATATGATCGTTGCCGTGTCGGACTTTAATATGGGCGCGATGGAAAACAAGGGATTGAATATCTTCAATACCAAGTTTGTGCTCGCCAAGCCGGAAACCGCGACCGACATCGATTTTGACGGCATCGACGCCGTGGTGGCGCATGAATACTTCCACAACTGGACCGGCAATCGCGTCACCTGCCGCGACTGGTTCCAGCTCTCGCTCAAAGAAGGCCTCACCGTCTATCGCGATCAGGAATTTTCCAGCGACATCGGCAGCCGCGCTGTGCAACGCATTGGCAATGTACGCACGCTGCGCACCAGCCAGTTTGCCGAAGACGCGGGCCCGCAAGCGCACCCGATCCGCCCGGATGAGTATCTGGAAATCAATAATTTCTACACCATGACCATTTACGAGAAAGGCAGCGAAGTGGTGCGGATGTATGAAACACTACTGGGGCGCGATGGTTTCCGCAAAGGCATGGATTTATATTTCAAACGTCATGATGGTCAGGCCGTGACCTGTGATGACTTCCGTGCGGCGATGGCCGACGCAAATCAAACAGGCTCGAACCATGTGGACTTAACGCAATTTGAACGCTGGTACAGCCAGGCAGGCACCCCTAGGGTATCTGCCCAGGGCTCATACCAGGCTGAGACGCAGAGCTATACCCTCACCCTAACTCAATCGTGCCCGCCTACACCGGGGCAAGACCATAAATTGCCGTTCCATATTCCGTTTGCCATCGGCCTGATCGACCGCCGTGGGCAGGATTTACCGCTGCAGCTGGCAGGCGAAGCCCACGCGGGCGCAACGACGCGCGTCCTGCAGCTGCGTGAAACAACACAAAGCTTTACCTTCACGCATGTGCCCTGTCCACCCGTGCCGTCCCTGCTGCGCGATTTTTCCGCACCAGTGGTACTGGAATACGATTACAGCGACGACGATCTGGTGTTCCTGATGGCGCACGACAGCGATGCCTTTGCGCGCTGGGAAGCGGCCAATACCTTTGCCACCCTGCTGATCAAACGCCTGTATGCCCAGGAAGCCAGCCTGCCGCTGGCCGCACCGGATAACTTTATCGCCGCCTACCGCAAACTGCTCAGCGGCTACATCGAACACGCCGAAAAATTTGACCCCGCGCTGATCGCACTGATGCTGCAGCTGCCGGCAGAAAACTACCTGCTTGAGCAATTATCCGACGTCGATCCAAGCCGCCTTTCACTGGTCTGCCAGACGCTGAAACAGCATATCGCCCGCGAAACGCGACAGGAATTGCTCGCCATTTATCAGCGCCTCAACGACGGCACGCCGTACCGCTACGATGGCGAACAAGTCGCGCGCCGCAGCCTGAAAAATGTCTGCCTCGACTATCTGGCCGAGCTCGACGAGAAAATGATTGCCAGCCTGCTGGCCGATCAATACCGCAAAGCCGACAATATGACCGACCGCCTCGCCGCGCTCAAAGCCCTAGTCAACCGCCACGGCCACGACGAAGGCGAAGAGCAGCTGGCCGATTTTGCTGCGCAATGGAAAGACGACGCACTGGTGATGGACAAATGGTTTGCACTGCAAGCCACCAGCCGCCGCCAGGGCACGCTCAACCGCGTGCAATCTCTGCTGGCGCACCCGGCGTTTTCGCTCAAAAACCCGAATAAAGTGCGCTCGCTGATCACCTCGTTCTGCGTCCTCAATCTACAGCATTTTCACGCCGCAGACGGCTACGGCTACGCATTTGCCGCCGAGAAAATCATCGAACTCGACGCCATCAACCCACAAACCGCCGCCCGGCTCGCTAGCTGCTTTAACCGCTGGAAGAAAATCGAACCATCACGCCGTCAACTGATACAACAGGAGCTCGAACGCATTCGCGATCATCAGGGATTGTCGTCGGATACGTTTGAAATCGTCAATAAAGCACTAATCGCTTAA
- a CDS encoding nitrite/sulfite reductase, with translation MYIYDDYDQKIVDQRVAQYRDQTRRYLAGELTDDEFRPLRLQNGLYIQRLAPMLRVAIPYGHLRSAQVRKLAELARKYDKGYVHFTTRQNVQYNWPALENVPEMLAELATVQMHGIQTSGACIRNTTSDQFAGVAHDEIVDPRPWCEIIRQWSTFHPEFAHLPRKFKIAVNGAAEDRAAVLVHDIGINVKLNAAGEVGFEIYVGGGLGRTPMIGDLIKPWLEPKHLLTYLNAVLRVYNRYGRRDNKYKARIKILVKAMTPEAFAAKVEQEWAFEKDGPQTLTDAEIARNHRFFTAPAYETLPADDAEFVAAKAANPAFARWVERNVFAHKVPGYAAVTLSLKKTGVPPGDATDAQLDDVANLADRFSFGEVRVSHGQNLILADVKQSQLFALWEEAKRIGFATPNIGLLTDVICCPGGDFCALANAKSIPVAQAIQERFDNLDYLFDLGEIDVNMSGCINACGHHHVGNIGVLGVDKNNAEYYQITLGGRQGADAKIGKVIGPSFAQEEMPDVMSKIIDVFVANREGEERFIDVFDRIGAEPFKAKVYEGKPIRKEKADV, from the coding sequence ATGTATATTTACGACGATTACGACCAAAAGATCGTGGACCAGCGCGTAGCGCAGTACCGCGACCAGACGCGCCGCTATTTGGCTGGCGAATTGACCGACGATGAATTCCGCCCGCTGCGCCTGCAAAATGGTTTGTATATTCAGCGTCTGGCCCCGATGTTGCGTGTGGCTATTCCATATGGCCATTTGCGCAGTGCGCAAGTGCGCAAGCTGGCCGAATTGGCGCGTAAATACGACAAAGGCTATGTGCATTTCACCACGCGCCAGAATGTGCAATACAACTGGCCTGCGCTGGAAAACGTGCCTGAGATGCTCGCTGAGTTGGCCACCGTACAAATGCATGGCATTCAGACTTCGGGCGCCTGTATCCGCAATACCACGTCGGATCAGTTTGCCGGTGTGGCGCACGATGAAATCGTCGACCCACGTCCATGGTGTGAAATCATCCGCCAGTGGTCTACTTTCCATCCGGAATTTGCCCACCTGCCGCGCAAGTTCAAAATTGCTGTGAATGGCGCTGCCGAAGATCGCGCCGCTGTGCTGGTGCACGATATTGGTATCAATGTAAAACTGAACGCCGCAGGTGAAGTGGGCTTCGAAATTTACGTCGGTGGCGGCCTCGGTCGTACGCCGATGATTGGTGATCTGATCAAGCCGTGGCTAGAGCCAAAACATCTGCTGACTTATCTCAATGCCGTGCTGCGCGTGTATAACCGCTACGGCCGTCGGGATAATAAATACAAAGCGCGGATCAAGATTCTGGTCAAAGCCATGACGCCGGAAGCGTTTGCCGCCAAAGTCGAGCAAGAATGGGCATTCGAGAAAGACGGCCCGCAAACGCTGACCGATGCCGAAATCGCACGTAATCACCGCTTCTTCACTGCTCCAGCTTATGAAACCTTGCCAGCTGACGATGCTGAATTCGTCGCGGCCAAAGCCGCCAATCCGGCTTTTGCACGTTGGGTAGAGCGCAATGTCTTTGCGCACAAAGTACCTGGTTACGCTGCGGTGACGTTATCGCTGAAGAAAACCGGCGTACCACCGGGCGATGCAACCGATGCGCAACTCGATGATGTCGCTAATCTGGCTGACCGCTTCAGCTTTGGTGAAGTGCGCGTCTCGCACGGGCAAAACCTGATTCTGGCTGATGTAAAACAATCTCAATTGTTTGCCCTATGGGAAGAAGCTAAACGCATCGGCTTTGCAACGCCGAATATTGGTTTGCTCACCGATGTGATCTGCTGTCCGGGTGGCGACTTCTGCGCCTTGGCCAACGCCAAATCAATTCCGGTGGCTCAAGCCATTCAGGAGCGTTTTGACAATCTGGATTATCTATTTGATCTGGGCGAAATCGACGTCAATATGTCGGGCTGTATCAATGCCTGCGGCCATCACCACGTTGGCAATATTGGCGTACTGGGCGTGGATAAAAACAATGCCGAGTACTACCAGATTACGCTGGGTGGCCGTCAAGGCGCCGATGCGAAAATTGGCAAGGTGATTGGCCCGTCTTTCGCGCAGGAAGAAATGCCTGATGTAATGAGCAAAATCATCGACGTGTTTGTAGCGAACCGCGAAGGCGAAGAGCGCTTTATCGATGTGTTTGACCGCATCGGTGCCGAGCCTTTCAAAGCCAAAGTTTACGAAGGCAAACCGATTCGCAAGGAGAAAGCCGATGTCTAA
- a CDS encoding DUF934 domain-containing protein: MSNQLIINRDIVDNRWTRVVPDAEGGVSVPSEGAILVPYQYWLGHRDELAGREVAICFAPDDEPESLPVDANTFAMIACDFPVFTDGRGFSIGRLLRVRYGFTGELRAVGDVFKDTLNYLARCGFTAFEVRADKDINEAIKGIDDFTEFYQSSVDVPNPLFLRRPVTA, from the coding sequence ATGTCTAATCAACTCATCATTAATCGCGACATCGTTGATAATCGCTGGACCCGGGTTGTGCCTGATGCCGAAGGCGGGGTATCTGTTCCTAGCGAAGGCGCTATCTTGGTTCCATACCAATACTGGCTGGGGCATAGAGATGAATTGGCCGGACGCGAAGTGGCTATCTGCTTTGCGCCGGACGATGAACCCGAATCATTGCCAGTCGATGCCAATACATTTGCCATGATTGCCTGCGACTTTCCGGTCTTTACCGATGGTCGTGGCTTCTCGATTGGCCGTCTGCTGCGCGTGCGCTATGGCTTTACTGGCGAATTGCGCGCTGTGGGTGATGTATTCAAAGACACTTTGAACTATCTGGCACGTTGCGGCTTTACAGCCTTCGAAGTGCGTGCCGACAAAGACATCAACGAAGCGATCAAAGGGATTGACGATTTCACCGAGTTCTACCAATCCAGCGTTGACGTGCCCAACCCATTGTTCTTGCGCCGCCCCGTGACTGCTTAG
- the ettA gene encoding energy-dependent translational throttle protein EttA → MAQYVMSMLRVSKIVPPKRQIIKDISLSFFPGAKIGLLGLNGSGKSTVLKIMAGVDKEYDGEVQHLPGIKIGYLAQEPELTATNTVRQEVESGLGEVFEAQAKLEAVYAAYAEEGADFDALAEEQARLEAIISAGSGENVELQLEIAADALRLPEWDAIVGNLSGGEKRRVALCKLLLSKPDMLLLDEPTNHLDAESVEWLEQFLVRFPGTVVAVTHDRYFLDNAAEWILELDRGQGIPWKGNYSSWLEQKEARLKLEESQESARQKALNKELEWVRQNAKGRQAKSKARIARFEELSSFEHQKRNETQEIFIPVAERLGDKVIEFKGVSKAFGDRLLIDNLSFNVPAGAIVGIIGPNGAGKSTLFKMIAGKELPDSGEVEIGQTTQMAFVEQSREGLENSKTVFEDVSGGHDVITVGKFEMSSRAYLGRFNFKGADQAKIVGNLSGGERGRLHLAKTLLKGGNVLLLDEPSNDLDVETLRALEDALLEFAGTAFVISHDRWFLDRIATHILAAEGDSQWTFFDGNYQEYEADKKKRLGEEGAKPKRIRYKPISR, encoded by the coding sequence ATGGCTCAGTATGTAATGTCAATGCTTCGCGTGAGCAAAATTGTTCCACCCAAACGCCAAATTATTAAGGATATTTCGCTGTCTTTCTTCCCCGGCGCAAAGATTGGCCTGCTGGGTTTGAATGGTTCGGGTAAATCGACCGTGCTGAAAATCATGGCCGGTGTTGATAAAGAATACGACGGTGAAGTGCAACACTTGCCTGGCATTAAAATCGGCTATCTGGCCCAAGAGCCTGAGCTCACTGCGACCAATACCGTGCGCCAGGAAGTCGAAAGTGGTTTGGGCGAAGTATTTGAAGCGCAAGCCAAGCTCGAAGCTGTGTACGCCGCCTACGCCGAAGAAGGTGCGGACTTTGATGCGCTGGCCGAAGAGCAAGCTCGTCTGGAGGCGATTATTTCTGCTGGCTCAGGCGAAAACGTCGAGTTGCAACTGGAAATCGCTGCCGATGCACTGCGTCTGCCAGAGTGGGATGCGATTGTTGGTAATCTATCCGGTGGTGAAAAACGCCGCGTTGCTTTGTGCAAATTGCTGCTGTCCAAGCCCGATATGTTGCTGCTTGACGAACCAACCAATCACTTGGATGCCGAATCGGTTGAATGGCTGGAGCAATTCTTGGTGCGCTTCCCTGGCACCGTGGTGGCCGTAACGCATGATCGTTACTTCCTCGATAATGCTGCTGAGTGGATTCTTGAGCTGGACCGTGGTCAGGGCATTCCATGGAAAGGCAATTACTCATCTTGGCTGGAGCAAAAAGAAGCCCGCTTGAAGCTGGAAGAGTCACAAGAATCTGCGCGCCAGAAAGCCCTGAACAAAGAGCTCGAATGGGTACGCCAGAATGCCAAGGGGCGCCAAGCCAAATCCAAAGCGCGTATTGCCCGCTTTGAAGAGTTGAGCAGCTTTGAGCATCAGAAACGCAATGAAACCCAAGAGATCTTTATTCCAGTTGCCGAGCGTCTGGGCGATAAAGTCATCGAATTCAAAGGCGTTTCCAAAGCCTTTGGTGATCGCCTGTTGATCGACAATCTGAGTTTCAATGTGCCAGCTGGTGCGATTGTCGGCATTATTGGCCCCAATGGCGCCGGTAAATCGACGCTGTTTAAAATGATTGCCGGTAAAGAATTGCCCGATAGCGGTGAAGTGGAAATCGGTCAAACCACGCAAATGGCTTTTGTCGAGCAAAGTCGTGAAGGCTTGGAAAACAGCAAAACGGTGTTTGAAGACGTGTCAGGTGGCCATGATGTGATTACTGTTGGCAAGTTCGAGATGAGCAGCCGCGCGTATTTGGGCCGCTTTAACTTCAAAGGTGCCGATCAGGCAAAAATCGTCGGCAATCTGTCAGGTGGTGAGCGCGGTCGTTTGCACTTGGCCAAAACACTATTGAAAGGTGGCAATGTGCTGCTGCTCGACGAGCCATCAAATGACTTGGATGTGGAAACTTTGCGTGCACTGGAAGACGCTTTGCTGGAATTTGCTGGCACCGCGTTTGTAATTTCCCATGATCGCTGGTTCCTCGACCGTATCGCGACGCATATTTTGGCGGCCGAAGGCGATTCGCAATGGACTTTCTTTGACGGTAACTACCAAGAGTACGAAGCCGACAAGAAAAAACGTCTGGGTGAAGAAGGCGCGAAACCAAAACGTATTCGCTACAAGCCAATTTCTCGTTAA
- a CDS encoding TetR/AcrR family transcriptional regulator — MSANSADLPDIDKAELRRLQVLDAAAACFRLAGFHAASMASIAKAAGMSVGHIYHYFANKEAIISAIIDREQHKQLQVIHMLLRAENTIEALIEHAEQGLADSLDLSNSALNFEMIAEASRNPKVAEMLQASNRVLHEFGKDIITKARVDLPALSEEDNNARCDLIISLFDGLSMRAISNPRLNTQAVLPALQRTIVQIVRS, encoded by the coding sequence ATGAGCGCCAACTCTGCTGATTTACCCGATATTGATAAAGCAGAATTACGCCGGCTGCAAGTACTGGATGCAGCGGCGGCCTGTTTTCGCCTCGCCGGCTTTCATGCTGCCAGCATGGCCTCAATCGCTAAAGCAGCGGGCATGAGCGTGGGTCATATCTATCATTATTTTGCAAACAAGGAAGCGATTATCTCGGCGATTATTGATCGCGAGCAGCACAAGCAGCTGCAGGTCATCCATATGTTGCTGCGCGCAGAAAACACGATTGAGGCGCTGATTGAGCACGCAGAACAAGGCTTGGCCGACAGTCTGGATTTATCAAATTCGGCACTCAACTTTGAAATGATCGCCGAAGCATCGCGCAACCCCAAAGTTGCCGAAATGCTGCAAGCGTCAAATCGCGTGTTGCATGAGTTTGGCAAAGACATTATCACCAAAGCCCGCGTAGACCTGCCTGCACTCAGCGAGGAAGACAATAATGCGCGGTGCGACCTGATTATTTCCCTGTTTGATGGCTTGAGCATGCGCGCCATCAGCAACCCGCGCCTTAATACCCAAGCCGTACTACCCGCCTTGCAACGCACTATCGTACAAATCGTACGCAGCTAA
- a CDS encoding efflux RND transporter periplasmic adaptor subunit yields MTLLAAALSACGQQAPQGGAGANGPMPVGVVSLKTQDIQIERELPGRTVAHRSAEIRPQVGGILQKRLFTEGSEVSAGQVLYQIDDASFKASYESASAALARAQASLLSSKLKAERYQELIAINGVSRQENDDAQAAFLQAKADVAAATAAQQVAKINLNYSQLRSPISGRIGKSSVSEGALLAVGQATALATVQQLDPIYVDISQSSAELLRLKSEFATAQPTKQGLPVRLITEDGREFAHEGRLQFADATVDAETGGVTLRVLVPNPDKTLLPGMFVRAKLATAEVQKAVLIPQQALIRTPKGQANVMVVDKNGQAQAVPVKASRTVGDQWLISEGLQGNEQLIVEGLQKVLPGMPVKAEPAKTQSQAQPQASAAARQ; encoded by the coding sequence ATGACATTGCTCGCTGCCGCGCTGAGCGCTTGCGGCCAGCAGGCGCCCCAGGGTGGTGCGGGTGCCAACGGACCCATGCCGGTAGGGGTGGTGAGTTTGAAAACTCAGGATATTCAGATCGAGCGTGAACTGCCCGGCCGTACTGTGGCGCACCGCAGTGCTGAAATTCGCCCGCAAGTGGGCGGCATTTTACAAAAACGCCTGTTCACCGAAGGCAGCGAAGTGAGCGCCGGACAAGTCTTGTACCAGATTGACGACGCCAGCTTTAAAGCTAGCTATGAAAGCGCCAGTGCGGCACTGGCGCGGGCTCAGGCCAGCTTGCTCAGCAGCAAACTGAAAGCAGAACGCTATCAGGAGCTGATTGCGATCAACGGCGTTAGCCGTCAGGAAAACGATGATGCGCAGGCTGCTTTTCTGCAAGCCAAGGCTGATGTGGCTGCCGCAACGGCCGCACAGCAAGTCGCCAAAATCAATTTGAACTACAGCCAGCTTCGCTCGCCGATTAGCGGGCGCATTGGCAAATCCAGCGTGAGCGAAGGGGCTTTGCTCGCAGTTGGGCAAGCCACAGCCTTGGCCACCGTGCAGCAGCTTGACCCGATTTATGTTGATATCAGCCAGTCCAGCGCAGAATTATTGCGCCTGAAAAGCGAATTTGCCACTGCGCAGCCGACCAAGCAAGGCTTGCCAGTCCGTCTGATTACTGAAGACGGTCGTGAATTTGCCCACGAAGGCCGCTTGCAATTTGCCGATGCGACGGTTGATGCCGAAACCGGCGGCGTGACCTTGCGCGTGTTAGTGCCTAATCCGGACAAAACCTTGCTGCCGGGCATGTTTGTCCGTGCCAAATTAGCCACTGCCGAAGTACAGAAAGCGGTGTTGATTCCACAGCAGGCGCTGATCCGCACCCCGAAAGGGCAAGCCAATGTCATGGTGGTCGATAAAAATGGGCAGGCACAAGCTGTTCCGGTGAAAGCCAGCCGCACTGTGGGTGATCAGTGGCTGATCAGCGAAGGTTTGCAAGGTAATGAGCAACTGATCGTTGAAGGTTTGCAGAAAGTGCTGCCTGGCATGCCGGTGAAAGCCGAGCCAGCCAAAACACAGAGTCAAGCCCAGCCACAAGCCAGCGCAGCAGCGCGTCAATAA